The following are encoded together in the Vigna angularis cultivar LongXiaoDou No.4 chromosome 9, ASM1680809v1, whole genome shotgun sequence genome:
- the LOC108346287 gene encoding receptor protein kinase-like protein ZAR1 yields the protein MPSSSVLTFLFQNGCVPITIHFKTNMTHSLFLFQFLVFIFHVLFTFIPALSLSSDGLALLALKSAIDQPSSAFSDWNDGDVTPCAWSGIVCANISGEEDPRVVGISLAGKSISGYLPSELGTLRFLRRLNLHDNAFSGVLPAQLSNATALHSLFLHRNNLSGPIPHSLCSLPRLQNLDLSENAFSGHIPDLLGNCKNLQRLIVAGNRFSGEIPAGVWPELQNLLQLDLSANELTGSIPDEIGTLVSLSGTLNLSFNHLSGKIPASLGKLPATVSFDFRNNNLSGEIPQTGSFSNQGPTAFLGNPNLCGFPLRKSCSGSDRDFSPGSDQNKPVHRSKGLSPGLIILISAADAAVVAFIGLVIVYVYWKKKDDENACSCIRRRKFGEEKGSVCFCGGFPCVSGEKSDDDDDDDEDYEVEAAEGEGEGELVRIDKGLSFELDELLRASAYVLGKSGLGIVYKVVLGNGVPVAVRRLGEGGEQRYKEFAAEVMAIGKVKHPNVVRLRAYYWAHDEKLLISDFISNGNLTHALRGRNGQPSTNLSWSTRLKIAKGTARGLAYLHECSPRKFVHGDIKPSNILLDNEFQPYISDFGLNRLISITGNNPSTGGFMGGALPYMKSSQKERSDNYKAPEARVPGCRPTQKWDVYSFGVVLLEILTGRSPESSPTTSTSMEVPDLVRWVRKGFDQESPLSEMVDPSLLQEVRVKKEVLAVFHVALACTEGDPEARPRMKTVSENLDKIGT from the exons ATGCCATCTTCGTCGGTTCTTACATTCCTCTTCCAAAACGGCTGCGTTCCAATCACCATTCACTTTAAAACGAACATGACACATTCTCTGTTTCtctttcaatttcttgttttcaTATTTCACGTTTTGTTCACTTTCATTCCAGCGCTTTCACTCTCCTCCGACGGCCTCGCGCTTCTCGCTCTGAAGTCCGCCATCGACCAGCCTTCCTCCGCTTTCTCCGACTGGAACGACGGCGACGTCACGCCCTGCGCCTGGTCGGGAATCGTTTGTGCCAACATATCTGGCGAGGAGGACCCCCGTGTGGTCGGAATCTCCCTCGCCGGGAAATCCATCTCCGGTTACCTCCCGTCAGAGCTTGGTACTCTGCGCTTCCTCCGCCGACTTAACCTCCACGACAACGCCTTCTCCGGCGTCCTACCGGCGCAGCTCTCCAACGCTACCGCACTCCACAGCCTCTTCCTCCACCGTAACAACCTCTCCGGCCCCATCCCCCACTCTCTCTGTAGCCTCCCGCGCCTCCAAAATCTCGACCTCTCCGAAAATGCATTCTCCGGTCATATTCCCGACCTCCTCGGAAACTGCAAGAATCTCCAGCGCCTTATCGTCGCCGGCAACAGGTTTTCGGGTGAGATTCCCGCCGGCGTGTGGCCGGAACTTCAGAACCTCCTCCAACTCGACCTCTCCGCGAATGAGTTAACCGGTTCAATCCCTGACGAAATTGGAACCCTAGTTTCCCTCTCTGGCACGCTGAATCTCTCCTTCAACCACCTATCCGGTAAGATTCCGGCGTCGCTGGGAAAATTACCGGCGACGGTGAGCTTCGATTTCAGAAACAACAACCTCAGCGGAGAAATTCCCCAAACGGGGTCGTTTTCAAACCAAGGTCCCACGGCGTTCCTTGGAAATCCTAACCTATGCGGGTTTCCTCTTAGAAAATCATGTTCCGGTTCGGACCGGGATTTTTCTCCCGGTTCGGATCAAAACAAACCGGTCCACCGGTCAAAGGGGTTAAGCCCcggtttaattattttaatctccGCGGCTGATGCTGCTGTTGTGGCCTTCATTGGGCTTGTGATTGTTTATGTCTATTGGAAGAAAAAGGATGATGAGAATGCGTGTAGTTGCATTAGGAGAAGAAAGTTCGGCGAAGAGAAAGGGAGCGTGTGTTTCTGTGGTGGATTCCCATGTGTTAGTGGGGAGAaaagtgatgatgatgatgatgatgatgaagattatGAGGTGGAGGCGGCTGAGGGTGAGGGTGAAGGGGAATTGGTGAGGATTGATAAGGGATTGAGTTTCGAACTTGATGAGCTGTTGAGGGCTTCTGCTTACGTGTTGGGGAAGAGTGGGTTGGGAATTGTGTATAAGGTGGTGTTGGGGAATGGGGTTCCTGTGGCTGTGAGGAGGCTGGGGGAGGGAGGGGAACAGAGGTACAAGGAGTTTGCTGCAGAGGTTATGGCCATTGGGAAGGTCAAGCACCCTAATGTTGTAAGGTTGAGGGCTTACTATTGGGCACATGATGAAAAGCTTCTCATCAGTGATTTCATCTCCAATGGCAATCTCACACATGCCCTTAGAG GGAGAAATGGCCAACCATCTACAAATCTTTCATGGTCCACCAGGCTGAAAATCGCAAAAGGAACAGCGAGGGGCTTGGCCTATCTCCACGAATGCAGCCCAAGAAAGTTCGTCCATGGTGACATTAAACCCTCCAACATCCTACTTGACAACGAATTCCAACCCTACATTTCTGATTTTGGCCTGAACCGTCTGATCAGCATTACCGGCAACAACCCCTCCACCGGCGGATTCATGGGTGGAGCTCTTCCTTACATGAAGTCTTCACAGAAAGAGAGAAGCGACAATTACAAAGCCCCTGAGGCTCGTGTCCCTGGGTGCAGACCCACCCAGAAATGGGACGTGTACTCATTTGGGGTTGTGTTGCTTGAAATACTAACTGGGAGGTCACCAGAATCATCTCCCACCACATCAACTTCCATGGAAGTCCCTGACTTGGTAAGGTGGGTGAGGAAAGGGTTCGATCAAGAAAGCCCGTTATCTGAGATGGTTGATCCATCGCTGCTCCAAGAAGTGCGTGTTAAGAAAGAGGTGCTGGCTGTGTTTCACGTAGCTTTGGCTTGCACTGAAGGAGACCCTGAGGCTCGGCCAAGGATGAAAACTGTCTCTGAAAATCTTGATAAGATTGGAACGTAA